A portion of the Jaculus jaculus isolate mJacJac1 chromosome 5, mJacJac1.mat.Y.cur, whole genome shotgun sequence genome contains these proteins:
- the Aadacl3 gene encoding arylacetamide deacetylase-like 3: MVGPALALLAAAGAVFCVGVFLWVVCSHFLTVHIPKGIGHPVKLRVLTCLFQLSLTWGNIFEKLGLCSAPQFASFVHDLQPLRTHPDVVVTDLCFGSIPVKLYKPKAPSRALRAGIIFYHGGGAILGSLRTHHNICLYLSKDSDSVVLSVGYRKAPKYKFPVIRTDCTVATVHFLKSLHAYGVDPARVVVCGDSVGGAVASVISQMFVNRTDLPRLRAQVLIYSALQALDFQSPSFQQNKNIPLLTWDFAFYCWCCHLGMSLSWKDAIKNGTHLPPEVWEKYRKWLGSENIPERFKEQGYQPVPHGPVDEDIYLQTSVVRDWTCSPLLVEDDILSQVPETCIVSCEYDLLRDHSLLYKKRLEDLGVPVTWHHMEDGFHGVLNTLNMGFLSIPCSSRIMSVITQFIKGL; this comes from the exons ATGGTGGGGCCAGCCCTGGCGCTGCTGGCCGCAGCCGGCGCTGTGTTCTGTGTGGGGGTGTTCCTCTGGGTGGTCTGCAGCCACTTCCTCACAGTACACATCCCCAAAGGCATCGGCCACCCTGTGAAGCTAAGGGTTCTCACTTGCCTTTTCCAGCTGTCCCTGACATGG GGCAACATTTTTGAGAAGCTGGGGCTCTGTTCTGCACCCCAGTTTGCCAGTTTTGTGCATGACCTGCAGCCGCTCAGGACACACCCAGATGTCGTGGTCACGGATCTCTGCTTTGGGTCAATCCCTGTGAAGCTGTACAAGCCCAAGGCGCCCTCCCGCGCCCTCAGGGCTGGCATCATCTTCTACCACGGTGGCGGGGCCATCCTGGGGAGCTTGA GAACCCACCACAACATATGCTTGTATTTGTCAAAGGATAGCGACTCTGTGGTCTTGTCCGTTGG aTACCGCAAGGCACCCAAATACAAGTTTCCAGTGATTCGAACTGACTGCACTGTGGCCACTGTCCACTTCCTGAAGTCCCTGCATGCGTATGGAGTGGACCCAGCTCGAGTTGTGGTCtgtggtgacagtgtgggaggAGCAGTAGCCAGTGTGATCTCTCAGATGTTTGTGAACCGGACAGATCTCCCGCGCCTCAGGGCTCAGGTTCTGATCTACTCTGCCCTGCAAGCCCTGGATTTCCAGTCCCCTTCCTTTCAGCAAAACAAGAACATCCCACTGCTCACTTGGGACTTTGCTTTTTACTGTTGGTGTTGTCACCTAGGTATGAGCCTGTCTTGGAAGGATGCCATCAAGAATGGGACCCACTTGCCTCCAGAAGTCTGGGAGAAGTACAGAAAGTGGTTGGGCTCAGAAAACATCCCAGAAAGGTTTAAGGAGCAAGGCTACCAACCTGTACCCCATGGGCCTGTGGATGAAGATATTTACCTGCAGACGAGCGTCGTTCGGGATTGGACGTGCTCACCCCTGCTCGTAGAAGATGACATACTGTCTCAGGTCCCAGAAACTTGCATCGTGAGCTGTGAATACGATCTACTCCGGGACCATTCACTCTTATACAagaagaggctggaagacctggggGTTCCTGTGACGTGGCACCATATGGAAGACGGCTTTCACGGAGTGCTTAACACCCTCAACATGGGTTTCTTAAGCATCCCTTGCTCCAGCAGAATCATGAGTGTGATTACCCAGTTTATCAAAGGGCTCTGA